From the genome of Bombus huntii isolate Logan2020A chromosome 14, iyBomHunt1.1, whole genome shotgun sequence, one region includes:
- the LOC126873053 gene encoding transmembrane protein 94 isoform X7, translating into MHDLKIITRLKQCCWSRSQTIRNLKMDGDRAKDNTSKPSENVKNKSTEPLGLSTKIALETLQRDIRRVLQEYEEEYRRNKKYKAWLKDTLHHRSQYTTLCWTSAIALLINAIILVIAFFTTNDTWHPTLPYEGLTVCCLVVLNFILVISDNKLRHEEIPYRVRVLLDQLEVAKNNSQWNPENYPHLCSPLSPCLTLQWTYRDGRIVNLPWALLVAGDIIVIKPGQQSPGYCIPYDDAEAPMLHAREVYSPQVHSANEIFSTPQARTPLKNKVYKLQETPYLMNLRMALDQALDRPVTYHNRKRHLLMICCIEQLAYPVLLIIVLLVNLFRYLYATEYFGVGYWNEMFLLQPIAVSIPLLPLVFPTCWIFLNCFGMARFKALFKLYQSSKKLQFVDPFEDADISGPSNQEVVYNWLELKEYFFNILVGKEHMMSRSASILHVLGSVTALCCVDKKGILSWPNPTAEKVFFLRNANTLSPSSSTGSVDRTSEPQCQAQAEDSKQDSNKTSYITHDLSHSAAEVLDLTHDHALPFRLQFDDHSWRQHLNSLKPLGLAILLNTCNMDTQEHYMQFCCHVTCEALYNEDLVPVTNRRCLCELAKQIGFQDQAQNIFQLEQQLSTFRHVQPEMVRRDIKFARSLSIATKLKFPFPHMVAVVVRERSGGGLQLLTQGTADIILDSCIEFWDGHDLCPLSASDRKKVQDFYQRTSLTSYCTAFAYRPLTRGICDRMTKIYLELPADSKHLYAPHRSPTPLPWDFRNVLDPRVKGILGQFHSTDSLLCSENKDDNVSDIDSCFEIQCNQVFIGMVTMQYQAQIDMVQLIEQLDRACIRFVHFSKENELRSRVFSEKMGLESGWNCHISLLSERARSESPVGWWVSQAAAMSSPTPSAQSHQHNYSCMDEASHLLNRVSPRTNLDNSRAMSMSAPSAINTDFSTVKFDDETTEWNDTGTSQVKSAMSHREQDTVRSEDSVLVQSVDLGSGQEAWRSLSCLTDSTEQSAPVNFDLSNRAKLPRGIDKIRPHIELIDNVPLLVSLFTDCNTTVTREMLHIMQDYGEVVCVLGSSANAENMPIFMQADAGVAVEPLYPQVCQRVPALTPTKEDQGPSPVDLSRALNSIACSLSVKREDPIAIFHLIMEARHYMTCLWNCVQFWLCCTVTLSFTQALSGFLLLPPLFSVDQVLWLCCLIIPMLSISMIATPMDPTIMQRATGKNQCTVNGEVALFILWCYGSKFLPTIITIVLSQCISFLTLCPIYTADSKCLYVYPDAQGKVSWGGWGDKPNIILVIQHFALSLLVLHLVTISVGFVHREYSIWKKQPFNNYVWFFSAFIALCAQAVFSGTVFCKFWKDEGQNIEDFPLHLPLFFLVSLPLIFAINELIKWQEIKVNVRYQKRARLEFGTKLGMNSPF; encoded by the exons ATGCATGATCTAAAAATCATAACAAGATTAAAACAATGTTGTTGGAGCAGATCACAGACTATTAGAAATCTT AAAATGGATGGTGATCGAGCAAAGGACAACACTTCTAAACCAAGTGAAAATGTTAAGAATAAGTCCACAGAACCATTAGGGCTAAGTACAAAAATTGCTCTTGAAACATTACAACGCGATATTAGGAGAGTATTACAAGAGTATGAGGAAGAATATAGGAGAAATAA AAAATATAAAGCTTGGCTAAAGGACACTTTACATCATCGTAGTCAGTACACAACTCTTTGTTGGACTTCAGCAATTGCACTTTTGATCAATGCCATTATCCTTGTTATTGCATTCTTCACAACCAACGATACATG gCACCCTACACTGCCTTATGAAGGACTGACCGTTTGTTGTTTGGtagtattaaattttattttagtcaTATCCGATAATAAATTACGACATGAAGAAATTCCTTATAGAGTACGAGTTCTTCTTGACCAATTGGAAG tGGCAAAGAATAATTCTCAATGGAATCCTGAAAATTATCCACATTTATGCAGTCCATTGTCCCCCTGTCTAACTTTGCAGTGGACTTATCGCGATGGTCGTATAGTTAATTTGCCTTGGGCATTATTAGTTGCTGGTGatataattgttataaaacCTGGACAACAATCACCTGGATATTGTATTCCTTATGAT GATGCTGAAGCGCCGATGTTACACGCAAGAGAAGTATATAGTCCGCAGGTCCACAGcgcaaatgaaattttttcaacGCCACAAGCTCGAACGCCATTGAAAAATAAAGTCTATAAACTTCAAGAGACACCCTATTTGATGAATCTTAGAATGGCTCTTGATCAAGCTCTTGATAGGCCGGTTACATATCACAATCGCAAACGGCATCTTTTAATGATTTGTTGCATCGAACAACTGGCTTATCCAGTTCTTCTGATCATCGTATTACTTGTCAATTTGTTTCGATACTTATACGCGACAGAATATTTCGGTGTCGGTTACTGGAACGAAATGTTCTTGCTACAACCGATTGCTGTTAGTATCCCTTTACTTCCGTTAGTATTTCCGACTTGCTGGatctttttaaattgtttcGGAATGGCTCGTTTCAAAGCTCTGTTTAAGCTTTATCAATCTTCGAAGAAACTTCAG TTTGTGGATCCTTTCGAAGACGCAGATATTTCTGGGCCTAGCAACCAGGAAGTAGTGTACAATTGGTTGGAATTAAAAGAATactttttcaatattttagtTGGTAAAGAACATATGATGTCGAGATCCGCCAGTATTCTACACGTCTTAGGATCAGTCACG GCACTGTGTTGCGTAGATAAAAAAGGGATTCTTTCGTGGCCTAATCCAACTGCAGAgaaagtattttttttaagaaatgcTAATACTTTATCCCCGTCTTCAAG TACTGGTAGTGTAGATAGAACCTCAGAACCTCAATGTCAGGCACAAGCTGAAGACTCCAAACAAGATTCAAATAAGACGTCATATATAACACAtg atTTGTCTCACTCAGCAGCCGAAGTTTTGGACCTGACTCACGATCACGCCTTGCCGTTTCGTCTACAGTTTGACGACCATTCCTGGAGACAACACTTGAACTCATTAAAACCCCTAGGTTTAGCCATCCTCCTCAATACGTGTAATATGGATACCCAAGAGCATTATATGCAGTTTTGTTGCCATGTCACGTGTGAAGCTCTGTATAATGAGGATCTTGTACCGGTTACAAACAGACG GTGTTTATGTGAATTAGCGAAGCAGATAGGTTTCCAAGACCAGgcacaaaatatatttcaattggAGCAACAATTGTCTACGTTTAGACACGTC CAACCAGAAATGGTTCGACGAGATATAAAGTTTGCACGATCTTTAAGTATCGCAACAAAATTGAAGTTTCCGTTTCCACACATGGTCGCCGTGGTAGTTAGAGAAAGGAGTGGCGGTGGTTTGCAACTGCTTACACAGGGTACAGCGGACATAATTTTGGATTCCTGTATCGAATTTTGGGATGGTCATGATCTATGTCCACTTTCAGCATCGGATCG AAAAAAGGTGCAAGATTTTTATCAAAGAACGAGCTTAACGTCATATTGCACTGCATTTGCGTACAGACCACTAACACGTGGTATTTGTGATAGAATGACTAAGATATACTTAGAACTTCCCGCGGATAGCAAACATTTATATGCACCTCACAGAAGTCCTACTCCACTACCTTGGGACTTTCGAAACGTTCTCGATCCCAGAGTAAAAGGAATACTTGGACAATTCCATTCAACCG ATTCTTTGCTATGTAGTGAAAACAAAGATGATAACGTTAGCGACATTGATAGTTGCTTTGAAATTCAATGCAATCAAGTCTTTATTGGGATGGTGACTATGCAGTACCAAGCCCAAATTGATATG GTACAATTAATCGAGCAACTCGACAGGGCGTGCATTCGATTCGTTCACTTCAGCAAAGAAAACGAACTAAGATCACGCGTGTTCTCGGAGAAAATGGGGCTGGAAAGCGGATGGAATTGCCACATATCGTTGCTCAGTGAAAGAGCTAG GTCCGAGAGTCCAGTGGGTTGGTGGGTGAGCCAGGCAGCAGCCATGTCCTCACCCACTCCCTCGGCCCAATCTCATCAACATAATTACTCCTGCATGGATGAGGCCAGCCACTTGCTTAATCGTGTCTCTCCTCG TACTAATCTGGATAATAGTCGTGCGATGAGTATGTCCGCACCGAGCGCTATAAACACCGATTTCTCCACGGTAAAATTCGACGATGAGACCACGGAATGGAACGATACAGGAACATCTCAAGTCAAAAGCGCTATGAGCCATAG GGAACAGGATACAGTGCGAAGCGAAGACAGTGTACTTGTACAAAGTGTAGATTTAGGTTCCGGACAAGAAGCATGGCGATCTTTGAGTTGTCTTACAGACAGCACAGAGCAAAGTGCTCCCGTAAATTTTGATTTATCAAACAGG GCAAAACTACCTCGAGGCATCGATAAAATTAGACCGCATATAGAATTAATAGATAATGTTCCTCTTTTGGTATCTCTGTTTACTGATTGCAACACTACTGTTACAAGGGAAATGTTGCACATTATGCAAGATTACGGAGAAGTTGTTTGCGTACTTGGCTCTTCCGCCAATGCAGAGAACATGCCCATCTTTATGCAAGCGGATGCTgg AGTGGCAGTGGAACCACTTTATCCACAAGTTTGTCAAAGAGTTCCAGCATTGACACCAACTAAAGAAGACCAAGGTCCATCTCCAGTCGATTTGAGTAGAGCACTGAATTCTATTGCCTGTTCGTTAAGCGTTAAACGAGAAGATCCAATTGCGATATTCCATTTAATTATGGAG GCTCGACATTATATGACGTGCCTTTGGAATTGCGTGCAATTCTGGCTCTGTTGTACAGTTACTCTCTCCTTCACTCAAGCTCTGTCTGGTTTCTTGTTGCTACCACCTCTATTTTCGGTTGATCAAGTCTTATGGTTGTGTTGCTTAATCATTCCAATGTTATCTATATCCATGATCGCTACGCCTATGGATCCTACCATAATGCAACGTGCAACTGGGAAAAATCAGTGTACTGTAAATGGCGAG GTTGCATTGTTCATTCTGTGGTGTTACGGCAGCAAATTTTTACCAACAATCATAACGATAGTACTATCGCAATGTATTTCGTTCTTGACTTTGTGTCCTATTTACACAGCAGACTCCAAGTGCCTGTATGTGTATCCCGATGCGCAGGGAAAAGTTTCATGGGGTGGTTGGGGGGATAAaccaaatattattttagtgATACAACATTTCGCCTTGTCCCTGTTAGTTTTACATTTag TAACAATATCCGTAGGCTTTGTACATAGGGAATATTCCATTTGGAAGAAACAGCCATTCAACAATTATGTATGGTTCTTCAGTGCATTTATAGC ATTATGCGCACAAGCAGTATTCTCAGGAACTGTGTTCTGCAAATTTTGGAAAGACGAAGGACAGAATATCGAAGATTTTCCTCTACatcttcctctcttttttttagTTTCATTGCCATTAATTTTTGcaattaacgaattaatcaAGTGGCAAGAGATTAA GGTAAACGTGAGATATCAAAAGAGGGCACGACTTGAATTTGGTACAAAACTTGGAATGAATTCACcgttttaa
- the LOC126873053 gene encoding transmembrane protein 94 isoform X1 → MHDLKIITRLKQCCWSRSQTIRNLKMDGDRAKDNTSKPSENVKNKSTEPLGLSTKIALETLQRDIRRVLQEYEEEYRRNKKYKAWLKDTLHHRSQYTTLCWTSAIALLINAIILVIAFFTTNDTWHPTLPYEGLTVCCLVVLNFILVISDNKLRHEEIPYRVRVLLDQLEVAKNNSQWNPENYPHLCSPLSPCLTLQWTYRDGRIVNLPWALLVAGDIIVIKPGQQSPGYCIPYDDAEAPMLHAREVYSPQVHSANEIFSTPQARTPLKNKVYKLQETPYLMNLRMALDQALDRPVTYHNRKRHLLMICCIEQLAYPVLLIIVLLVNLFRYLYATEYFGVGYWNEMFLLQPIAVSIPLLPLVFPTCWIFLNCFGMARFKALFKLYQSSKKLQFVDPFEDADISGPSNQEVVYNWLELKEYFFNILVGKEHMMSRSASILHVLGSVTALCCVDKKGILSWPNPTAEKVFFLRNANTLSPSSSTGSVDRTSEPQCQAQAEDSKQDSNKTSYITHDLSHSAAEVLDLTHDHALPFRLQFDDHSWRQHLNSLKPLGLAILLNTCNMDTQEHYMQFCCHVTCEALYNEDLVPVTNRRYQDHSIEDKSGYQAKDTMQSSRQVYLVDESGSLGHMWCLCELAKQIGFQDQAQNIFQLEQQLSTFRHVQPEMVRRDIKFARSLSIATKLKFPFPHMVAVVVRERSGGGLQLLTQGTADIILDSCIEFWDGHDLCPLSASDRKKVQDFYQRTSLTSYCTAFAYRPLTRGICDRMTKIYLELPADSKHLYAPHRSPTPLPWDFRNVLDPRVKGILGQFHSTDSLLCSENKDDNVSDIDSCFEIQCNQVFIGMVTMQYQAQIDMVQLIEQLDRACIRFVHFSKENELRSRVFSEKMGLESGWNCHISLLSERARRQQWLERYPHMPPSYMSESPVGWWVSQAAAMSSPTPSAQSHQHNYSCMDEASHLLNRVSPRTNLDNSRAMSMSAPSAINTDFSTVKFDDETTEWNDTGTSQVKSAMSHREQDTVRSEDSVLVQSVDLGSGQEAWRSLSCLTDSTEQSAPVNFDLSNRAKLPRGIDKIRPHIELIDNVPLLVSLFTDCNTTVTREMLHIMQDYGEVVCVLGSSANAENMPIFMQADAGVAVEPLYPQVCQRVPALTPTKEDQGPSPVDLSRALNSIACSLSVKREDPIAIFHLIMEARHYMTCLWNCVQFWLCCTVTLSFTQALSGFLLLPPLFSVDQVLWLCCLIIPMLSISMIATPMDPTIMQRATGKNQCTVNGEVALFILWCYGSKFLPTIITIVLSQCISFLTLCPIYTADSKCLYVYPDAQGKVSWGGWGDKPNIILVIQHFALSLLVLHLVTISVGFVHREYSIWKKQPFNNYVWFFSAFIALCAQAVFSGTVFCKFWKDEGQNIEDFPLHLPLFFLVSLPLIFAINELIKWQEIKVNVRYQKRARLEFGTKLGMNSPF, encoded by the exons ATGCATGATCTAAAAATCATAACAAGATTAAAACAATGTTGTTGGAGCAGATCACAGACTATTAGAAATCTT AAAATGGATGGTGATCGAGCAAAGGACAACACTTCTAAACCAAGTGAAAATGTTAAGAATAAGTCCACAGAACCATTAGGGCTAAGTACAAAAATTGCTCTTGAAACATTACAACGCGATATTAGGAGAGTATTACAAGAGTATGAGGAAGAATATAGGAGAAATAA AAAATATAAAGCTTGGCTAAAGGACACTTTACATCATCGTAGTCAGTACACAACTCTTTGTTGGACTTCAGCAATTGCACTTTTGATCAATGCCATTATCCTTGTTATTGCATTCTTCACAACCAACGATACATG gCACCCTACACTGCCTTATGAAGGACTGACCGTTTGTTGTTTGGtagtattaaattttattttagtcaTATCCGATAATAAATTACGACATGAAGAAATTCCTTATAGAGTACGAGTTCTTCTTGACCAATTGGAAG tGGCAAAGAATAATTCTCAATGGAATCCTGAAAATTATCCACATTTATGCAGTCCATTGTCCCCCTGTCTAACTTTGCAGTGGACTTATCGCGATGGTCGTATAGTTAATTTGCCTTGGGCATTATTAGTTGCTGGTGatataattgttataaaacCTGGACAACAATCACCTGGATATTGTATTCCTTATGAT GATGCTGAAGCGCCGATGTTACACGCAAGAGAAGTATATAGTCCGCAGGTCCACAGcgcaaatgaaattttttcaacGCCACAAGCTCGAACGCCATTGAAAAATAAAGTCTATAAACTTCAAGAGACACCCTATTTGATGAATCTTAGAATGGCTCTTGATCAAGCTCTTGATAGGCCGGTTACATATCACAATCGCAAACGGCATCTTTTAATGATTTGTTGCATCGAACAACTGGCTTATCCAGTTCTTCTGATCATCGTATTACTTGTCAATTTGTTTCGATACTTATACGCGACAGAATATTTCGGTGTCGGTTACTGGAACGAAATGTTCTTGCTACAACCGATTGCTGTTAGTATCCCTTTACTTCCGTTAGTATTTCCGACTTGCTGGatctttttaaattgtttcGGAATGGCTCGTTTCAAAGCTCTGTTTAAGCTTTATCAATCTTCGAAGAAACTTCAG TTTGTGGATCCTTTCGAAGACGCAGATATTTCTGGGCCTAGCAACCAGGAAGTAGTGTACAATTGGTTGGAATTAAAAGAATactttttcaatattttagtTGGTAAAGAACATATGATGTCGAGATCCGCCAGTATTCTACACGTCTTAGGATCAGTCACG GCACTGTGTTGCGTAGATAAAAAAGGGATTCTTTCGTGGCCTAATCCAACTGCAGAgaaagtattttttttaagaaatgcTAATACTTTATCCCCGTCTTCAAG TACTGGTAGTGTAGATAGAACCTCAGAACCTCAATGTCAGGCACAAGCTGAAGACTCCAAACAAGATTCAAATAAGACGTCATATATAACACAtg atTTGTCTCACTCAGCAGCCGAAGTTTTGGACCTGACTCACGATCACGCCTTGCCGTTTCGTCTACAGTTTGACGACCATTCCTGGAGACAACACTTGAACTCATTAAAACCCCTAGGTTTAGCCATCCTCCTCAATACGTGTAATATGGATACCCAAGAGCATTATATGCAGTTTTGTTGCCATGTCACGTGTGAAGCTCTGTATAATGAGGATCTTGTACCGGTTACAAACAGACG CTACCAGGATCACAGTATAGAAGATAAGAGTGGGTATCAAGCAAAAGATACAATGCAAAGTTCAAGACAAGTGTATTTAGTCGACGAATCAGGGAGCCTTGGACATATGTG GTGTTTATGTGAATTAGCGAAGCAGATAGGTTTCCAAGACCAGgcacaaaatatatttcaattggAGCAACAATTGTCTACGTTTAGACACGTC CAACCAGAAATGGTTCGACGAGATATAAAGTTTGCACGATCTTTAAGTATCGCAACAAAATTGAAGTTTCCGTTTCCACACATGGTCGCCGTGGTAGTTAGAGAAAGGAGTGGCGGTGGTTTGCAACTGCTTACACAGGGTACAGCGGACATAATTTTGGATTCCTGTATCGAATTTTGGGATGGTCATGATCTATGTCCACTTTCAGCATCGGATCG AAAAAAGGTGCAAGATTTTTATCAAAGAACGAGCTTAACGTCATATTGCACTGCATTTGCGTACAGACCACTAACACGTGGTATTTGTGATAGAATGACTAAGATATACTTAGAACTTCCCGCGGATAGCAAACATTTATATGCACCTCACAGAAGTCCTACTCCACTACCTTGGGACTTTCGAAACGTTCTCGATCCCAGAGTAAAAGGAATACTTGGACAATTCCATTCAACCG ATTCTTTGCTATGTAGTGAAAACAAAGATGATAACGTTAGCGACATTGATAGTTGCTTTGAAATTCAATGCAATCAAGTCTTTATTGGGATGGTGACTATGCAGTACCAAGCCCAAATTGATATG GTACAATTAATCGAGCAACTCGACAGGGCGTGCATTCGATTCGTTCACTTCAGCAAAGAAAACGAACTAAGATCACGCGTGTTCTCGGAGAAAATGGGGCTGGAAAGCGGATGGAATTGCCACATATCGTTGCTCAGTGAAAGAGCTAG GAGACAGCAATGGCTGGAGAGATATCCGCACATGCCCCCATCGTATAT GTCCGAGAGTCCAGTGGGTTGGTGGGTGAGCCAGGCAGCAGCCATGTCCTCACCCACTCCCTCGGCCCAATCTCATCAACATAATTACTCCTGCATGGATGAGGCCAGCCACTTGCTTAATCGTGTCTCTCCTCG TACTAATCTGGATAATAGTCGTGCGATGAGTATGTCCGCACCGAGCGCTATAAACACCGATTTCTCCACGGTAAAATTCGACGATGAGACCACGGAATGGAACGATACAGGAACATCTCAAGTCAAAAGCGCTATGAGCCATAG GGAACAGGATACAGTGCGAAGCGAAGACAGTGTACTTGTACAAAGTGTAGATTTAGGTTCCGGACAAGAAGCATGGCGATCTTTGAGTTGTCTTACAGACAGCACAGAGCAAAGTGCTCCCGTAAATTTTGATTTATCAAACAGG GCAAAACTACCTCGAGGCATCGATAAAATTAGACCGCATATAGAATTAATAGATAATGTTCCTCTTTTGGTATCTCTGTTTACTGATTGCAACACTACTGTTACAAGGGAAATGTTGCACATTATGCAAGATTACGGAGAAGTTGTTTGCGTACTTGGCTCTTCCGCCAATGCAGAGAACATGCCCATCTTTATGCAAGCGGATGCTgg AGTGGCAGTGGAACCACTTTATCCACAAGTTTGTCAAAGAGTTCCAGCATTGACACCAACTAAAGAAGACCAAGGTCCATCTCCAGTCGATTTGAGTAGAGCACTGAATTCTATTGCCTGTTCGTTAAGCGTTAAACGAGAAGATCCAATTGCGATATTCCATTTAATTATGGAG GCTCGACATTATATGACGTGCCTTTGGAATTGCGTGCAATTCTGGCTCTGTTGTACAGTTACTCTCTCCTTCACTCAAGCTCTGTCTGGTTTCTTGTTGCTACCACCTCTATTTTCGGTTGATCAAGTCTTATGGTTGTGTTGCTTAATCATTCCAATGTTATCTATATCCATGATCGCTACGCCTATGGATCCTACCATAATGCAACGTGCAACTGGGAAAAATCAGTGTACTGTAAATGGCGAG GTTGCATTGTTCATTCTGTGGTGTTACGGCAGCAAATTTTTACCAACAATCATAACGATAGTACTATCGCAATGTATTTCGTTCTTGACTTTGTGTCCTATTTACACAGCAGACTCCAAGTGCCTGTATGTGTATCCCGATGCGCAGGGAAAAGTTTCATGGGGTGGTTGGGGGGATAAaccaaatattattttagtgATACAACATTTCGCCTTGTCCCTGTTAGTTTTACATTTag TAACAATATCCGTAGGCTTTGTACATAGGGAATATTCCATTTGGAAGAAACAGCCATTCAACAATTATGTATGGTTCTTCAGTGCATTTATAGC ATTATGCGCACAAGCAGTATTCTCAGGAACTGTGTTCTGCAAATTTTGGAAAGACGAAGGACAGAATATCGAAGATTTTCCTCTACatcttcctctcttttttttagTTTCATTGCCATTAATTTTTGcaattaacgaattaatcaAGTGGCAAGAGATTAA GGTAAACGTGAGATATCAAAAGAGGGCACGACTTGAATTTGGTACAAAACTTGGAATGAATTCACcgttttaa